In Aegilops tauschii subsp. strangulata cultivar AL8/78 chromosome 3, Aet v6.0, whole genome shotgun sequence, one genomic interval encodes:
- the LOC109738719 gene encoding uncharacterized protein → MSPGPPHRHHRGAPWNQTPDTWLPTAGLPLCSLPPTPTAADSCLWPRASEVRLVDGTPVHDSRPPDASGDPSLRPRRRRPERETGARRQSGGAGEIGRRELGEGGANHSSSRRRGGARCVRVCTALQSAMVMDTTDPGYWLNWRFLLCATWVYSCMALACYLIWKYEGPSSPAGNEEGVDREEARPKIGPGVVYLEDCWKPCLEEIHPAWLLAFRLVSFLFMASVLVSDVIVDGWTVFLYYTQWTFLLVTLYFGLGSVLSIYGCYRYACKTDKSDGDHGSYIIAPTGESTYDDSIKRSCFNKTHDGREIAGFWGYLFQIMFQTNAGAVMLTDMVFWFILYPFLARNQYQMNFLLIGTHSLNALFIIGDTALNSLRFPWFRISYFMLWTGLFVSVQWIIHANVSIWWPYPFLDLTYPRAPVWYLVVALLHFPCYGLFALVLRIKKSLLESWFPHSYTYVK, encoded by the exons ATGTCGCCGGGTCCACCACATCGCCACCACCGTGGAGCACCCTGGAATCAGACACCCGATACGTGGCTCCCCACGGCCGGCCTCCCTCTTTGTTCACTCCCCCCCACACCCACAGCCGCCGACTCCTGTCTGTGGCCGCGAGCGAGCGAAGTGAGACTGGTAGACGGGACACCAGTCCACGACTCCCGCCCCCCCGACGCTTCCGGAGATCCCTCCCTCCGTCCGCGGCGCCGGCGACCTGAGAGGGAGACCGGAGCACGG CGGCAATCGGGCGGAGCTGGAGAGATAGGGAGGCGGGAGCTTGGAGAAGGCGGAGCGAACCACTCTTCTTCTCGTCGGAGAGGAGGCGCCCGCTGCGTGCGGGTCTGCACTG CATTGCAATCAGCCATGGTCATGGACACCACTGACCCGGGCTACTGGCTCAACTGGAGGTTCCTGCTCTGCGCGACCTGGGTCTACTCCTGCATGGCCCTGGCCTGCTACTTGATCTGGAAGTACGAGGGACCCAGTTCGCCGGCCGGCAATGAGGAGGGGGTCGACAGAGAGGAGGCGCGGCCCAAGATCGGACCCGGAGTTGTGTATCTTGAAGACTGCTGGAAGCCGTGCCTTGAGGAGATCCATCCCGCTTGGCTGCTGGCTTTTCGCCTTGTGTCATTCTTGTTCATGGCTTCAGTGCTTGTCTCTGATGTTATTGTCGATGGATGGACCGTCTTCCTTTACTACACTCA GTGGACCTTCTTGCTTGTCACCTTGTACTTTGGG CTTGGTTCGGTGCTTTCGATCTATGGATGTTATCGGTACGCTTGCAAGACGGATAAATCTGATGGAGATCATGGCTCTTATATCATTGCTCCAACGGGGGAAAGTACATACGACGATTCCATCAAAAGATCTTGTTTCAATAAAACACATGATGGCCGGGAAATTGCAGGATTTTGGGGTTATCTGTTCCAGATTATGTTTCAG ACAAATGCAGGTGCTGTGATGCTTACGGATATGGTGTTTTGGTTCATTCTCTACCCTTTTCTTGCCCGGAATCAGTATCAAATGAATTTT TTGCTGATTGGAACACATTCACTCAATGCTCTCTTCATAATTGGTGATACTGCTTTGAATAGCCTG CGTTTTCCGTGGTTTAGAATATCATATTTCATGCTCTGGACAGGCCTTTTCGTCAGTGTTCAGTGGATTATCCATGCTAATGTGTCGATTTG GTGGCCTTACCCATTCCTAGACTTGACATACCCTCGAGCACCTGTCTG GTActtggtggtggcattgcttcactTCCCTTGTTATGGTCTCTTTGCCCTAGTTCTGAGGATCAAGAAATCTCTCCTGGAAAGCTGGTTCCCACATAGTTACACATACGTGAAGTAG